The following are from one region of the Carnobacterium gallinarum DSM 4847 genome:
- a CDS encoding DUF2087 domain-containing protein, whose translation MDLGKRTFQEIKQGYFLAEEGYHCHYCEENFSINQVYSLNDKIYMAQQAIQQHIEIEHSGNFQQLVGNESKYNTLTEKQKQLLIEFESGESDAEIAKNLGVSHSTIRHQKFTFREKAKQAKFYLALYENTFTSIETTEDALISIHNEALMIDDRYVTTEKEQKDILEKNFSTFGPLTLVHWPKKEKKKIVIMKRIIEELKINYTYTEKELTKTLAKIYHDPVTLRRYLYDYGYLNRTPDGGAYWLTK comes from the coding sequence ATGGATTTAGGGAAAAGAACATTTCAAGAAATCAAACAAGGATACTTTCTAGCTGAGGAAGGTTACCATTGTCATTATTGTGAGGAAAATTTTTCAATCAATCAAGTTTATTCTCTTAACGATAAAATCTATATGGCCCAGCAAGCTATTCAGCAGCACATTGAGATAGAACACAGTGGGAATTTTCAACAATTAGTGGGAAATGAAAGCAAATATAATACGTTAACTGAAAAGCAGAAGCAGTTATTAATTGAATTTGAAAGTGGTGAATCAGATGCAGAAATTGCTAAAAATTTGGGTGTATCTCATTCGACAATTCGGCATCAAAAATTTACTTTTCGTGAAAAGGCCAAGCAAGCAAAATTTTATTTAGCCTTGTATGAAAATACTTTTACTTCAATTGAAACAACCGAAGATGCCTTGATTTCTATTCATAATGAGGCACTTATGATAGATGATCGTTATGTAACCACTGAAAAAGAACAAAAAGATATTTTAGAAAAAAACTTTTCAACATTTGGACCACTTACACTCGTTCACTGGCCTAAAAAAGAAAAGAAAAAAATTGTAATTATGAAACGAATCATTGAAGAATTGAAAATAAACTATACCTATACAGAAAAAGAATTAACGAAAACGTTAGCCAAAATATATCATGATCCAGTGACATTGCGACGCTATTTATATGATTACGGCTATCTTAATCGCACGCCTGATGGTGGTGCATATTGGTTAACTAAATAA
- a CDS encoding GIY-YIG nuclease family protein — translation MEKDRKKALAQEYKEMKKYYGVIQIKNEKNGKIFIDTVANTKNRWIVYQMSLKSNRLINKELQKEWNEFGAEAFTYTILWEKDSSQIKDMKYELKKLKKEWLLKLEPFDDKGYHKPL, via the coding sequence ATGGAAAAAGATCGCAAAAAAGCATTAGCTCAAGAATATAAAGAAATGAAAAAATATTATGGCGTCATTCAAATTAAAAATGAAAAAAATGGGAAAATCTTTATTGACACAGTTGCAAATACTAAAAACCGTTGGATTGTCTACCAAATGAGCTTAAAATCAAACCGTTTAATTAATAAAGAATTGCAAAAAGAGTGGAATGAATTTGGGGCAGAAGCATTTACCTATACTATTTTATGGGAAAAAGATAGCTCACAAATCAAAGATATGAAATATGAATTAAAAAAATTGAAAAAAGAGTGGCTCTTGAAATTAGAACCCTTTGACGACAAAGGCTATCATAAACCACTTTAA
- a CDS encoding oleate hydratase, which produces MYYSNGNYEAFARPKKPQDVDQKSAYFVGSGLASLAAAVFLIRDGQMKGKRIHILEELPITGGSLDGIHNPTKGFIIRGGREMENHFECLWDLFRSIPSLEIENASVLDEFYWLNKEDPNSSKMRATENQGQDAHTDGKFTLTDKASEEIVKLFLASEEELNDKKISDVFTQDFFDSNFWLYWRTMFAFEEWHSAMEMKRYITRFIHHIGGLPDLSALKFTKYNQYESLVLPLVSYLEEQEVQFQYDTTVTNVLVDRENGKKVAKKLIYQEAGNEKILDLTEDDFVFVTNGSITESSTYGDQEHPAILNSASGGSWTLWKNIAAQDPSFGRPEKFCSNIAATSFVSATLTTLDNRIPPYIEKISQRDPFAGKVVTGGIVTAKDSNWLMSYTLNRQPHFKSQPKDQLVVWIYGLFLDRPGNYVKKAMRDCTGIELAEEWLYHLGVPEAEIHEMAVNSANTIPCMMPYVMSYFMPRAIGDRPNVVPEGSINLAFIGNFAETPRDTVFTTEYSVRTAMESVYQLLAIDRGVPEVFASAFDIRVLLNSSSRMMDGKKLYDLKMPFLLKHLEKRGVEKSKGTIIYDMLKDSGLI; this is translated from the coding sequence ATGTATTATAGTAATGGAAATTATGAAGCATTCGCACGTCCCAAAAAACCACAAGATGTTGATCAAAAATCAGCATATTTCGTTGGCTCTGGTTTGGCTTCGTTAGCAGCAGCAGTATTTTTGATACGAGATGGTCAAATGAAAGGTAAGCGGATTCATATTTTAGAAGAACTGCCAATTACTGGTGGTAGTTTAGATGGAATCCATAATCCAACAAAAGGTTTTATTATCCGTGGTGGTCGAGAAATGGAAAATCATTTTGAATGTTTATGGGATTTATTTCGTTCCATTCCCTCATTAGAAATAGAAAATGCATCGGTTTTAGATGAATTCTACTGGCTAAACAAAGAAGATCCGAATTCTTCTAAGATGCGGGCAACAGAAAATCAAGGACAAGATGCTCATACAGATGGAAAATTTACATTAACAGACAAAGCTTCTGAAGAAATTGTAAAACTTTTTTTGGCCTCAGAAGAAGAACTAAATGATAAAAAAATATCAGATGTCTTTACACAAGATTTCTTTGATTCTAATTTTTGGTTGTATTGGCGGACGATGTTTGCCTTTGAAGAATGGCATAGTGCTATGGAAATGAAGCGTTACATCACACGATTTATTCATCATATTGGTGGATTACCAGATTTATCCGCGTTAAAATTTACTAAATACAATCAATATGAATCTCTCGTTTTACCACTTGTAAGCTATTTAGAAGAGCAAGAGGTTCAATTTCAATATGATACGACTGTGACGAATGTCCTTGTTGATCGGGAGAATGGCAAAAAAGTTGCCAAGAAATTAATTTATCAAGAAGCTGGAAATGAAAAAATTCTTGATTTAACGGAAGATGATTTTGTCTTTGTGACAAATGGTAGTATTACAGAAAGTTCAACATATGGAGACCAAGAACATCCTGCTATCTTAAATTCAGCTTCTGGTGGTAGCTGGACACTGTGGAAAAATATTGCTGCACAAGATCCGAGTTTTGGTCGACCAGAGAAATTCTGTTCTAATATTGCCGCAACCAGCTTCGTTTCAGCTACGCTAACGACATTAGATAATCGTATTCCTCCTTATATTGAAAAAATTAGTCAACGTGATCCATTTGCAGGAAAAGTAGTGACTGGTGGAATTGTAACGGCGAAGGACTCAAATTGGTTAATGAGCTATACGTTGAATCGTCAACCGCATTTTAAATCTCAACCAAAAGATCAACTAGTAGTCTGGATTTATGGCTTATTTTTAGATAGACCAGGAAACTATGTAAAAAAAGCGATGCGAGATTGTACTGGAATTGAACTAGCGGAAGAATGGCTATATCATTTAGGCGTTCCAGAAGCTGAGATTCATGAAATGGCTGTAAATTCAGCCAATACAATTCCATGTATGATGCCGTATGTGATGTCTTATTTTATGCCTCGTGCGATTGGAGATCGTCCGAATGTTGTTCCAGAAGGGTCAATTAATTTAGCTTTTATTGGTAATTTTGCTGAAACTCCGAGAGATACAGTTTTTACAACAGAGTATTCTGTTAGAACGGCAATGGAATCAGTGTATCAATTATTAGCAATCGATCGAGGAGTACCTGAAGTATTTGCTTCTGCATTTGATATTCGAGTATTATTAAATTCTTCTAGTCGAATGATGGACGGCAAAAAACTTTATGATTTGAAGATGCCATTTTTGTTAAAACATCTAGAAAAAAGAGGTGTTGAAAAATCAAAAGGAACAATTATTTACGATATGTTAAAGGATTCAGGGCTGATTTAA